A stretch of Castanea sativa cultivar Marrone di Chiusa Pesio chromosome 2, ASM4071231v1 DNA encodes these proteins:
- the LOC142626054 gene encoding major allergen Pru av 1-like, giving the protein MGVFTYESENTSVIPPARLFKAFVLDSDNLVPKVVPQAIKSTEIIEGNGGPGTIRKITFGEGSQFKQAKHRTDVLDIENCTFSFSVIEGDALFDKLEKVSTETKIVASPDGGSIVKSTSKYETKGDFQLTDEQIREGKEKASGVFKAIEAYLVAHPDLYN; this is encoded by the exons ATGGGTGTCTTCACTTATGAATCTGAGAACACCTCTGTTATCCCCCCAGCTAGGCTTTTCAAGGCCTTTGTCCTTGATTCTGACAACCTCGTCCCAAAGGTTGTACCACAGGCCATTAAGTCCACTGAAATAATTGAAGGAAATGGAGGACCTGGAACCATCAGGAAGATTACCTTTGGCGAAG GCAGCCAATTCAAACAAGCAAAACACAGAACTGATGTGCTTGACATTGAAAACTGTACATTTAGCTTTAGTGTGATTGAAGGTGATGCTTTGTTTGACAAGCTAGAAAAGGTTTCTACTGAGACCAAGATTGTGGCAAGCCCTGATGGAGGATCCATCGTGAAAAGCACCAGCAAGTACGAGACAAAGGGTGACTTTCAGCTCACGGATGAGCAAATCCGGGAAGGTAAAGAAAAGGCCTCTGGAGTTTTTAAGGCTATTGAGGCCTACCTCGTGGCACACCCTGATCTCTACAACTAA